The following DNA comes from bacterium.
CGTTGATCTTTTCCCTCTGTTGTATTATCCTTCATGAAGGATAGACCGAGATAAAATATAAGGGATTATCCTTATATGTCAGGATTATAAGCATAAGACCTTATTTGAGATGGGCCGGGTGATTATAGCCTGTCCACCACTCAGGGAATGGAACAAAACAGATTCTATGCAGCCATCACTGGAGATGTTGTAGGATCGACCAGGTTTTCAGCGGATCAGCGGGAAAAGGTATTGTCAACGTTAAAATCTTCCTTTGAGGCCGTGGAAGATACCTTGCCCGGGGCTCTGTGTGCACCTTTCGCCGTGTACCGGGGTGACAGCTTTCAGGGAGTACTGGACAGGCCGGAGCTTGCCCTGCGGGCAGTGCTCATTATTCGGGCCGGACTGAACCGGGGTTTTGTGTCCGGAAATCGTCGGCTGCGTATGGATGCCCGCATGGCTGTCGGAATCGGATCGATTGATTTTCTCCCCAAGGGCTTAAGCTCTGAAGGGGATGGAGAGGCTTTTCGTCTTTCCGGGCCTGCCCTGGATAAGATGAAAGGAG
Coding sequences within:
- a CDS encoding SatD family protein, which produces MEQNRFYAAITGDVVGSTRFSADQREKVLSTLKSSFEAVEDTLPGALCAPFAVYRGDSFQGVLDRPELALRAVLIIRAGLNRGFVSGNRRLRMDARMAVGIGSIDFLPKGLSSEGDGEAFRLSGPALDKMKGDQRLVIRTRWPEVNAEFDAECALLDVLISKWSAEQAQAIMGQIRHLTQGAAAREYGISQPAVQQRLKHAGGWAVAELCQRFQEVISRLTGE